A single region of the Streptomyces sp. AM 4-1-1 genome encodes:
- a CDS encoding M18 family aminopeptidase, whose amino-acid sequence MTPAPHRSHADDLLSFIRASPSPYHAVASAAQRLEKAGFRELRGTDDWTGTTGGCFVARSGALIAWYAPEGLPAHTPFRIIGAHTDSPNLRVKPTPDTGAAGWRQIAVEIYGGVPLNTWLDRDLGLSGRLALRGPSRTPDIRLVQIDEPLFRVPQLAIHLDRTVNEGLSLDRQRHIAPLWSLGSPEQGALLRRVTAALDVDPADVLGWDLMLHDIQPPGYLGLEEELLVAPRLDNLVSVHAGVTALAHAASLMDTPSYVPVLAAFDHEEVGSGSDTGAQSPLLERVLNRSVTARDGSSEDWARALSGAFCVSADMTHAVHPNYPERHDPGHHPMPNGGPTVKVNVNQRYATDSAGLALFRSACERAGTPWQQFVSNNAMPCGTSIGPLTAARLGVPTVDVGVPGLSMHSARELCGADDPGHLAAVLGEFVTSG is encoded by the coding sequence ATGACGCCGGCCCCTCACCGCAGCCACGCCGACGACCTGCTCTCCTTCATCAGGGCCAGCCCCTCGCCGTACCACGCGGTCGCGAGCGCCGCCCAGCGGCTGGAGAAGGCCGGATTCCGTGAGCTGCGCGGGACGGACGACTGGACCGGTACGACCGGTGGCTGCTTCGTCGCCCGCAGCGGCGCACTGATCGCCTGGTACGCCCCCGAGGGCCTGCCCGCCCACACCCCGTTCCGGATCATCGGGGCGCACACCGACTCGCCCAACCTCCGGGTCAAGCCGACACCGGACACCGGGGCGGCGGGCTGGCGGCAGATCGCCGTGGAGATCTACGGCGGGGTGCCCCTCAACACCTGGCTCGACCGTGATCTCGGCCTCTCCGGGCGTCTCGCGCTGCGCGGCCCGAGCCGCACCCCGGACATCCGGCTCGTACAGATCGACGAACCGTTGTTCCGGGTCCCGCAGTTGGCGATCCACCTCGACCGCACCGTCAACGAGGGGCTGTCCCTCGACCGTCAGCGCCACATCGCCCCGCTGTGGTCCCTCGGCAGCCCCGAACAGGGCGCCCTGCTGCGCCGGGTGACCGCGGCGCTCGACGTCGATCCGGCCGATGTCCTCGGCTGGGACCTGATGCTCCATGACATCCAGCCGCCCGGATACCTCGGCCTGGAGGAGGAGTTGCTGGTGGCGCCCCGGCTGGACAACCTGGTCTCGGTGCACGCGGGCGTGACCGCGCTGGCGCACGCGGCGTCCCTCATGGACACGCCCTCGTACGTACCGGTCCTGGCCGCCTTCGACCACGAGGAGGTGGGCAGCGGCTCCGACACGGGCGCGCAGAGCCCCCTGCTGGAGCGGGTCCTCAACCGCTCGGTCACCGCGCGCGACGGCTCGTCCGAGGACTGGGCCCGCGCCCTCTCCGGTGCCTTCTGCGTGTCCGCCGACATGACCCACGCGGTGCACCCGAACTACCCGGAGCGCCACGACCCGGGCCACCACCCGATGCCCAACGGCGGCCCGACGGTGAAGGTCAACGTGAACCAGCGGTACGCGACGGACAGTGCCGGTCTCGCGCTGTTCAGGTCGGCGTGCGAGCGGGCGGGGACGCCCTGGCAGCAGTTCGTCTCGAACAACGCCATGCCGTGCGGCACCTCGATCGGCCCGCTGACGGCGGCCCGGCTCGGGGTCCCCACCGTCGACGTGGGCGTGCCGGGACTGTCGATGCACTCGGCCAGGGAGCTGTGCGGCGCGGACGACCCCGGCCATCTGGCCGCGGTACTGGGCGAGTTCGTGACATCCGGCTGA
- a CDS encoding class II fumarate hydratase: protein MDAAAGTPEGDEYRVEHDSMGEVRVPAHAKWRAQTQRAVENFPISGQRLERAHIEALARIKAAAAKVNAELRVIDPDIAEAIQEAAAEVAEGHWDEHFPVDVFQTGSGTSSNMNTNEVVATLATERLGRPVHPNDHVNASQSSNDVFPSSIHIAATAAVTADLVPALDHLAAALERKSVEFAEVVKSGRTHLMDATPVTLGQEFGGYAAAIRYAVERLHASLPRLAELPLGGTAVGTGINTPPGFAAAVIAEVARTTGLPLTEARDHFEAQGARDGLVETSGQLRTLGVSLTKICNDLRWMASGPRTGLAEISLPDLQPGSSIMPGKVNPVVPEAVLMVAAQVTGNDATVAAAGAAGNFELNVMLPVIAKNLLESVRLLANASRLLADRTVDGITAHTERAREYAESSPSVVTPLNKYLGYEEAAKVVKRSLAERRTIREVVLDSGYVERGDLTVEQLDEALDVLRMTRP, encoded by the coding sequence ATGGACGCAGCGGCAGGCACCCCTGAGGGCGACGAGTACCGCGTCGAGCACGACTCGATGGGCGAGGTACGGGTCCCCGCGCACGCCAAGTGGCGGGCCCAGACGCAACGCGCCGTGGAGAACTTCCCGATCTCCGGCCAGCGGCTCGAACGCGCCCACATCGAGGCGCTGGCACGAATCAAGGCGGCCGCCGCGAAGGTCAACGCCGAGCTGCGGGTGATCGACCCGGACATCGCCGAGGCGATCCAGGAGGCCGCCGCCGAGGTCGCCGAGGGCCATTGGGATGAACACTTTCCGGTCGATGTCTTCCAGACCGGATCAGGTACCTCCTCCAACATGAACACGAACGAAGTCGTGGCGACCCTGGCCACCGAACGGCTCGGCCGCCCGGTCCACCCCAACGACCACGTCAACGCCTCCCAGTCGTCCAACGACGTCTTCCCCTCCTCCATCCACATCGCCGCGACCGCCGCCGTCACCGCCGATCTGGTTCCGGCCCTCGACCACCTCGCCGCCGCCCTGGAGCGCAAGTCCGTCGAGTTCGCGGAGGTCGTCAAGTCGGGCCGTACGCATCTGATGGACGCCACTCCCGTCACCCTGGGCCAGGAGTTCGGCGGGTACGCGGCGGCGATCCGTTACGCGGTCGAGCGGCTGCACGCCTCGCTCCCCCGGCTCGCCGAACTGCCGCTGGGCGGCACCGCCGTCGGCACCGGCATCAACACCCCGCCCGGCTTCGCCGCCGCCGTCATCGCGGAGGTCGCCCGCACCACCGGTCTGCCGCTCACCGAGGCCCGCGACCACTTCGAGGCGCAGGGCGCCCGCGACGGGCTCGTCGAGACGTCCGGCCAGCTGCGGACCCTGGGCGTCTCGCTCACCAAGATCTGCAACGACCTGCGCTGGATGGCGTCGGGTCCGCGCACCGGTCTCGCCGAGATCTCCCTGCCCGACCTCCAGCCCGGTTCGTCGATCATGCCCGGCAAGGTGAACCCCGTCGTCCCCGAGGCCGTCCTGATGGTCGCGGCCCAGGTCACGGGGAACGACGCGACGGTCGCAGCCGCGGGAGCCGCGGGCAACTTCGAGCTCAACGTCATGCTGCCGGTGATCGCCAAGAACCTGCTGGAGTCCGTACGGCTGCTCGCCAACGCCTCCCGGCTGCTCGCCGACCGCACGGTCGACGGCATCACCGCCCACACCGAGCGCGCCAGGGAGTACGCCGAGTCCTCGCCGTCCGTCGTCACCCCGCTGAACAAGTACCTCGGTTACGAGGAGGCGGCGAAGGTCGTCAAGAGGTCCCTCGCCGAGCGTCGGACGATCCGCGAGGTGGTGCTGGACTCGGGCTACGTCGAGCGCGGGGACCTCACCGTGGAACAGCTCGACGAGGCGCTGGACGTCCTGCGCATGACCCGCCCGTGA
- a CDS encoding DUF402 domain-containing protein, protein MSQPYRPDQPFGARPPSFPICRPVTVVQDSSDLLAAWMAPGTECVKPVLADGTDVHAEPLATRYTAPRIAIRSAWSGTGVLKLARPGEPWSVWLFWDQGWRFRNWYVNLEEPHTRWSGGIDSEDHFLDIAVRPDRSWHWLDEDEFAQAQRVGLMDPSTAERVREAGRAAVETIRAWGAPFRDGWEDWRPDPRWRVPSLPDDWDRTPAHMPT, encoded by the coding sequence GTGTCGCAGCCGTACCGCCCCGATCAGCCGTTCGGGGCACGGCCGCCCTCGTTCCCCATCTGCCGTCCCGTCACCGTCGTCCAGGACAGTTCCGATCTGCTCGCCGCGTGGATGGCGCCGGGCACCGAGTGCGTGAAGCCGGTGCTCGCCGACGGCACCGATGTGCACGCCGAGCCGCTGGCGACCCGCTACACCGCGCCCCGGATCGCCATCCGCTCCGCCTGGTCGGGGACCGGGGTGCTGAAGCTGGCCAGGCCCGGCGAGCCGTGGTCGGTGTGGCTGTTCTGGGACCAGGGCTGGCGGTTCCGCAACTGGTACGTGAACCTTGAGGAGCCGCACACCCGCTGGTCCGGCGGCATCGACTCCGAGGACCACTTCCTGGACATCGCCGTCCGCCCGGACCGCAGCTGGCACTGGCTGGACGAGGACGAGTTCGCCCAGGCGCAGCGCGTCGGCCTGATGGACCCGTCGACCGCCGAGCGGGTACGGGAGGCGGGCCGGGCGGCCGTGGAGACCATCCGGGCCTGGGGCGCGCCGTTCCGGGACGGCTGGGAGGACTGGCGGCCCGACCCCCGGTGGCGGGTCCCTTCGCTGCCGGATGACTGGGACCGCACTCCCGCTCATATGCCGACGTGA
- a CDS encoding ricin-type beta-trefoil lectin domain protein, whose translation MRRTRHRIAGLRRTVATVAATAAALGGMAVAAGPAGAAGARTTATASTTLTTAPLSTPLPPALEAVRAAEATALYGSPAERPLAERRTGLISLGDSEISGEGVGGYETGTNGPVNWCHRSPDSAIHRTGIAADVTYNVACSGAYTGNIRIGGTKQYADELVQSDSLAVKARNTRIKMIVLVAGANDDLQFGPVMTDCVERWFLLQGGCESKYDGGWQARVDALVPKVEQTVRDLRTVMTDAGYAAGDYKLVVMGYPSPIGPDFNDNPKFPGKLPGGCAGYDSDAAWGRNTAVPAFERGMRRAAAETGAVYLDNSRLFHGHEVCSENTWARGLHIDLANPFPPDANSVRQSFHPNVRGHAAFASCLTQIYRATVREAGCADPAGTGSPVLTPVAWDDVFAPLRNEATGSCLDVPASVTRNGTRPTGWDCHGGRNQSWWYDAGSETLRTALSHDRCLDVSGADYRAGAALILWDCSGAANQKFVRQAGTLRPAAATGLCLTLAGAKDQLKLGTCDGSAGQRFA comes from the coding sequence ATGAGGCGCACGAGGCACAGAATCGCCGGACTCCGCCGCACGGTCGCGACCGTCGCGGCCACGGCGGCGGCCCTCGGCGGCATGGCCGTCGCGGCGGGACCGGCCGGCGCGGCCGGAGCCCGTACCACCGCAACCGCATCCACCACACTCACCACCGCACCCCTCTCCACCCCGCTCCCGCCCGCACTTGAGGCCGTCCGGGCCGCCGAGGCGACCGCGCTCTACGGCAGCCCGGCCGAACGCCCGCTCGCCGAACGCAGGACGGGACTGATCTCGCTCGGCGACAGCGAGATCTCCGGCGAGGGCGTCGGCGGCTACGAGACGGGCACCAACGGCCCCGTCAACTGGTGCCACCGCTCACCCGACTCCGCCATCCACCGCACGGGCATCGCCGCGGACGTCACGTACAACGTCGCCTGCTCCGGCGCGTACACCGGAAACATCCGGATCGGCGGTACGAAGCAGTACGCCGACGAACTGGTGCAGAGCGACAGCCTCGCCGTCAAGGCCCGCAACACCCGCATCAAGATGATCGTCCTGGTGGCCGGGGCCAACGACGACCTCCAGTTCGGCCCGGTCATGACGGACTGCGTCGAGCGCTGGTTCCTCCTCCAGGGCGGCTGCGAGTCGAAGTACGACGGCGGCTGGCAGGCCCGGGTCGACGCGCTCGTCCCCAAGGTCGAGCAGACCGTGCGCGACCTGCGGACCGTCATGACGGACGCGGGGTACGCAGCCGGTGACTACAAGCTCGTCGTGATGGGCTACCCGAGCCCCATCGGACCGGACTTCAACGACAACCCGAAGTTCCCCGGCAAGCTGCCCGGCGGCTGCGCCGGATACGACTCGGACGCCGCGTGGGGCCGCAACACCGCCGTACCCGCCTTCGAACGCGGAATGCGCCGGGCCGCGGCCGAGACCGGCGCCGTCTACCTCGACAACTCCCGGCTCTTCCACGGCCACGAGGTCTGCTCGGAGAACACCTGGGCCCGGGGCCTCCACATCGACCTGGCGAACCCGTTCCCGCCGGACGCCAACTCCGTACGGCAGTCCTTCCACCCCAACGTGCGCGGGCACGCCGCCTTCGCGTCCTGCCTGACGCAGATCTACCGGGCGACGGTACGGGAGGCGGGCTGCGCCGACCCGGCGGGCACGGGCAGCCCCGTGCTGACCCCGGTGGCCTGGGACGACGTGTTCGCACCGCTGAGGAACGAGGCCACGGGCAGCTGCCTGGACGTCCCGGCCTCGGTGACCCGGAACGGCACGAGGCCCACCGGCTGGGACTGCCACGGCGGACGCAACCAGAGCTGGTGGTACGACGCCGGCAGCGAGACCCTGCGCACCGCGCTGAGCCACGACCGGTGCCTCGACGTGTCCGGCGCCGACTACCGGGCGGGCGCCGCGCTCATCCTGTGGGACTGCTCCGGCGCGGCGAACCAGAAGTTCGTCCGGCAGGCGGGCACACTGCGTCCGGCCGCCGCCACGGGGCTGTGCCTCACGCTGGCCGGGGCGAAGGACCAGCTGAAGCTCGGGACGTGCGACGGGAGCGCCGGGCAGCGGTTCGCATGA